CAAAATTCCGGTAGGAGGCCCGGGCAATGCGCTCGCGTTCGTCGGCATTGTAAGCCTCCCCGAAGGCGACGCGCAGGTTCTCGAGTGCGGTCGTGCGCCCGCGCGTGTCGATCGCGAACGCAAACGATCCGAGCCCGCCCGCCAGCGGCTCCAGCGCTTCGTAGGGCAGGTGTTTGACGACCCACGCCAGCGACTCCAGCGCCACGTATTCGAGGCGGTAGCGGAAGCGTTTGAAGCCGGTCACTCCGGCCAGCGGGTCGTCGGACATCAGGCAGCGGCGGCTTCGATGCGCGGAAACAGCGGCACGGGCGCGCCTAGCTGATGACCATCCGGCAACCGACCCCAGGCCGCCTCGTCGAGGGACATGGGGCCGCTCCAGTTCAACTGCGCGAAGATGCCGGCAGCCGCAGAGGGCAGCACGGGCGAGAGAAGGATGGCGATGATGCGCAGCGACTCCGCGAGGTGGTAGAGCACCGCATCGAGCGCGGCGTCCTGGCCCTCTTTCGCAAGCGCCCACGGCTTTGTCTGTTCCACGTATTGATTCGCTTCTGTCGCGAGGCTCAGCGCCTTCTCGATGGCGGCGCTGATCTCGAAAGTGTCCATGAGCGGCGAGTAAGCCTCCGCCGATGCCCGGGCGCGGTCCGCGAGGCCACCTTCGAGGCTCCGCACCAATCGCCCTTCGCGATACTTGCGCGCCATGTTCAGCGTGCGGTTCAGCAGGTTGCCGACGCTGTTGGCGAGGTCGACGTTGTAGCGCTGGACGAGGCGTTCTTCGCTGAAATCGGCGTCCTTGCCCGTGACGATGTCGGCGACAAGGTAATAGCGCACGGCGGCGGCGCCGTATTTGTCGACAAGGGCGGAAGGGTCCACGACGTTGCCGAGACTCTTGCTCATCTTTGCGCCGGAGATGTTCCACCAGCCATGCACGAGAAGCGGCGGGATCTGGTCGTCGGAGAAGCCGAGGCTATGGAGCATGATGGGCCAATAAACTCCGTGCGCAGGGACCATGATATCCTTTCCGATGACGTGGAGAGCGGGCCAGAGGGCGGCGAACTCCGCGGAGTCGGCGGGATGTTGAGCGTCGAAGCCGGGTGCGAAGCTGATGTAGTTCACCAGCGCGTCGAACCAGACGTAGGTCACAAAATTCGGGTCGAACGGAAACTCGATGCCCCAGGCCAAGCGGGCCTTGGGACGCGAGATGCAGAGGTCGCCCGAGAGTTTTTCCACGGCGTTGCGCAGTTCGACGCGACGGAATTCTGGCGTGATGAACTGTGGATGACTGTCGATGTAGGCGAGCAACCAGTCGCGATGCTTGGCGAGGCAGAAATAGTAATTTTCCTCTTCGAGTTCCACGACTTCGCCCCATTCCTCGCCGAACTGTCCATCTGGGCCGCGTTCCTTTTCGGTAAGAAACTGCTCCTGCCGCACACTATAGAAGCCGCGTTGGGTGGCCTTATAAAGCTGGTCTTCGTCGAACAGGCGTTGGAGGAGGGCCTGCACGACGGCCTTGTGAGACTTTGCGGTGGTGTCCGCCCAAGCGTCGTAGGAGATATCGAGCTTCTTCCAGACGGCTAGGAACCGTGCGGCGAGTTCGACCACGAACTGCTCGGGCGGCACGCCAGCGCGCTGGGAAGCCTGCTGAACCTTTTGTCCGTGCTGATCGACCCCGGTGAGGAAAAACACGTCGCGTTCGCGCAAACGCTGATAGCGGGCCAACGTATCTGCCATCACCTTTTCGTAGGCGTGCCCGATGTGTGGCGAGCTGTTGGTGTAATCGATGGCGGTGGTGATGAAAAACGGCTTCACGGTGAACTTCCAATGGAACCACACGAACTCGGTCTTTCCCAGACCCTTTCGCGTCTCGCGCCTGCGGGCGGCGACTACTCTTTCGCAATCTTGCCGCCCCAGCCGAGGATGCGGGCCTTGACGCCGGCGGCCTCGGCTTCCTTGATCTGGTGGTTGCGCACGTAAAACATCGAAAGGCTGGACCACGCGAGCTGGTCGTTCGGGCTGAGCTCGGTGGCGCGAAGGCCGGCCTCGATCGCCTCGACGTGGCGACCTGTCTTCATGAGGGCCATGCCGAGGGCGTGCCAGCCGTCGAAGAAATCCGGCACGGCGGCGACGCAGCGCTGGTATTTCTCGATCGCGGCGTCGAGGTCGCCCACGGCAATGTCGCCGCTCGCATCGTCGAACAACGTCTCGATCTCGGGCGGAACGTCGCTCATCGGTCTGGCCTTAGCCCTCGCGGGGCGTGAAGAACGGCGCGCCGGCCTGCTTCTGCGCGGAGCGGATCCATTCGGCCCAGAGCACATTCTGGCGCTGGGCGAGAATGCCGGCGTCGAGCTCGGCGCGCTTCGCCGCCGTCGTCTTTTCGTCGGAGGGTCCGCGCTTCTCGAGCCAGACGGCATAGCCGCCGGTGGGCTCGGAACGGAATCCGGAAACTTCGTTTTCGTTGACGACGAGGGCGGCCTCGGCAAAGCGGCGCTGGTCGGCCGGGGCGGCTTCGTCGGCGAGGACGAGGTTCGTGAATGGCTGGGTCTTCAGGCCGGCGGCCGCAGCAGCGGCGGCGATCGGCTGGCCATCCTTCGCGGCGGCGCGTAGCTTGGCGAGTGCGTCGGTGGCGGCCTTGGCAAGCGCGGTTCCCGCGGCGGCGTCGGTAAGCTCGGTGACGATCTCGGGGCGGGCTTCTTCAAGCGTCATCGGACGCGAGGGCGTAACCTCGGCGAGATCGGCGACGAGGAACTGGTCGCCGCTCTGCACGACACCGGTGACGGGCGATTCCTTCGTGAGGGTGAACGAAACGGGGGCGAGAGCCGCGACGGGACCCATCACCGACATGTTTCCGAGCGAGGCGAGGCCTTCGAGGCCGGAGATCTGCCCGCGGGAGTCGAAGGGCAGCGTGGTCTCGACCTTGAGGCCCGCCTCCCTGGCGGCCTTGTCGAAACCTTCGCTGGCGGCCTTCGTGGCGAAGGTGTCGGAGGCGTCGGCCACTTTCTGCTGGGCCTCGATGCGGGCCTTGCCCTCGAGTTTCTGCGAGTCGGCCGGCAGCGGGAAGGTCACGTAGCGCACGGTGCGGAGTTCGGGCTTCACGAAACGGCTTTCGCCGGCCTTGAAGGCGTCGGCGATCTGCTCCTCGGTGGGCTTGGCTTGCGCGGCGAAGGTTGCGCGGTCGAACGTGATGGCGAGGCCGGTGACGGGCTGGAACACGCGGGCGATGTGGGCGACCTCCGCCTCGGTGACGGCCGGGACGGCGTCGAGGGTCTGCTTGATGCGCTTGAGGATGAGCGAGCTGCGCACGAGTTCCTGAATCTCGAGCTCGGTGAAGCCCTGCGGTGCGAGCGACGTGGTGACGAGCTGGCGATATTTCTGCGGATCGAACTGGCCGCCGGTCTGGAAAACGGGGAGTGCGACGATGGCGTTCTTCACTTCCGCGTCACCGGGCTGAATCCCGAGCGCGCGGCCTTCGTGGTCGATGATCATCTTGTTGATGACGAAGTCGGCGTAGCTTTCCTCGCTGCCGGTGGCGCCAAGGGCGCTGGCGTAGTCGGTCAGGCCCAGGGCGAGGGTGAGCTGGAACTTGCGGGCCTCGCGCTGGAAATCCGCGGTGGTGAGATCCTTTCCGTAGACGCGGGCGATGGCGCCGTTGCCCATGTGGTGCTGGCGATCCGTCACGCTGTAGAACGAGATGAAGGAGACGATCAGAAGGACGGTAACCGCCAGCCAGAGCTTGCGCTGGTGGGTGCGCATCAAGGTAAACATAAAGTCGAAAGTCGCGGAGAGTGGGACGAGGGTGAACGCCCTTGATTAGGCGATTCGGCGATGAAATCAAGTCCCGCGGTCTTTTTGGTCCGGCGCTACGCAAAGAATGCTGGACCGCCGCCCGGCAATTCGGCGGAATGCGGGCATGCTCCCCCGCCGCCGACTCGTCGCGCTGCTCGCCGTCTGGTGCGGTGTCGCGGGCCCCTGTCTGGCGCAGGCGCCGTCGCCGGCCACCGTCGCGGAAACCCCGGTCTGGGCGCAGGCTTTCGCCGCTTTCCCGGTAGTCTGGATCGTGCTGATCTTCTCGGCGATCGGAACGGCGGCGTTGATTGGGCATCTCGGCATCTCGCTCAGCGATCGACAGGCCGCGCCGGCGCCGCTGAACGAGGCAATCCGGCACGCGATGGACAACGGAAACTACCAGGAAGCCTGGGAAGCCTGTGGGCACTGGCCGTCGGCGTATCTCTCACGGGTGCTCCAACCGGCG
Above is a genomic segment from Chthoniobacterales bacterium containing:
- a CDS encoding SurA N-terminal domain-containing protein, giving the protein MFTLMRTHQRKLWLAVTVLLIVSFISFYSVTDRQHHMGNGAIARVYGKDLTTADFQREARKFQLTLALGLTDYASALGATGSEESYADFVINKMIIDHEGRALGIQPGDAEVKNAIVALPVFQTGGQFDPQKYRQLVTTSLAPQGFTELEIQELVRSSLILKRIKQTLDAVPAVTEAEVAHIARVFQPVTGLAITFDRATFAAQAKPTEEQIADAFKAGESRFVKPELRTVRYVTFPLPADSQKLEGKARIEAQQKVADASDTFATKAASEGFDKAAREAGLKVETTLPFDSRGQISGLEGLASLGNMSVMGPVAALAPVSFTLTKESPVTGVVQSGDQFLVADLAEVTPSRPMTLEEARPEIVTELTDAAAGTALAKAATDALAKLRAAAKDGQPIAAAAAAAGLKTQPFTNLVLADEAAPADQRRFAEAALVVNENEVSGFRSEPTGGYAVWLEKRGPSDEKTTAAKRAELDAGILAQRQNVLWAEWIRSAQKQAGAPFFTPREG
- a CDS encoding tetratricopeptide repeat protein codes for the protein MSDVPPEIETLFDDASGDIAVGDLDAAIEKYQRCVAAVPDFFDGWHALGMALMKTGRHVEAIEAGLRATELSPNDQLAWSSLSMFYVRNHQIKEAEAAGVKARILGWGGKIAKE
- the metG gene encoding methionine--tRNA ligase, with the translated sequence MWFHWKFTVKPFFITTAIDYTNSSPHIGHAYEKVMADTLARYQRLRERDVFFLTGVDQHGQKVQQASQRAGVPPEQFVVELAARFLAVWKKLDISYDAWADTTAKSHKAVVQALLQRLFDEDQLYKATQRGFYSVRQEQFLTEKERGPDGQFGEEWGEVVELEEENYYFCLAKHRDWLLAYIDSHPQFITPEFRRVELRNAVEKLSGDLCISRPKARLAWGIEFPFDPNFVTYVWFDALVNYISFAPGFDAQHPADSAEFAALWPALHVIGKDIMVPAHGVYWPIMLHSLGFSDDQIPPLLVHGWWNISGAKMSKSLGNVVDPSALVDKYGAAAVRYYLVADIVTGKDADFSEERLVQRYNVDLANSVGNLLNRTLNMARKYREGRLVRSLEGGLADRARASAEAYSPLMDTFEISAAIEKALSLATEANQYVEQTKPWALAKEGQDAALDAVLYHLAESLRIIAILLSPVLPSAAAGIFAQLNWSGPMSLDEAAWGRLPDGHQLGAPVPLFPRIEAAAA